In Deltaproteobacteria bacterium, the genomic stretch TCAATGATGGCGACTCTCGCTGATCGTCCACGTTCTTCTTGTATGCCAGTCCTAAAACGAGAATCTTTGACCCATTGATCGGCTTCTTCTGGCTATTAAGAGCTTCGGCCATTCGCTCAATAACATAGCGAGGCATACTTGTGTTCACCTCACCCGCCAATTCGATGAAGCGAGTCGAAAGACCAAACTCTCGTGCCTTCCAGGTCAAATAAAACGGGTCAATCGGTATACAGTGTCCGCCTAAGCCTGGCCCCGGGTAAAAGGGCATAAAACCAAAGGGCTTCGTTGCCGCTGCCTGGATAACTTCCCAAACATCAACGCCCATCTCATGACAGACCACCTTTAACTCGTTCACAAGTGCAATATTCACACTTCGAAAGATATTCTCGAGTAACTTTGTCATCTCTGCAACTTCAGTGCTTGAGACTGGGACAACTTCACTGATGGAAGTCTTATAAAGCTCACATGCAATCTCTGTGCAGCGTCCGGTTAAACCACCAACGACTTTCGGAATCGTGCTGGTTCCAAATTTCGCATTGCCGGGATCTTCGCGCTCTGGACTGTAGGCCAAATGAAAATCTTCCCCCGCTCGCAATCCCGACACTTCCTCAAGAATATCTTTGAGTAATACCCTGGTCGTTCCAGGGTATGTTGTGGACTCCAAGGCAACCAATTGCTTGGGCTGCAGATACGGAGCGATATTACGAGCAGTGCCCTCAATATAACTCATATCTGGTTCTCGATTTTTGTTCAGCGGTGTCGGAACGCACAAAATAATAGCATCACATTCAGTGATTTTGCTAAAATCGGTCGTTGGCTCAAACTGAGAATTTTCTATCAGGGGATCTACAGTAGAGGCTGGGATATGCCTGATATAACTTTTACCTGTTGTAAGAGCCGTAATTTTCTTTTGGTCGATATCAAAACCGATAATCTTAAAGCCCGGGCGCGAAAAACTAAGCACCAGCGGTAGGCCAACATAACCAAGGCCCACAACACCCACGGTTGCTTTACCGTCTCTGATTTTAGATAGAATATTTTCAGTCGTCACTGCATCGCCCCTGCATCAATCAATGGGTTCATCAACTCAGGAAAAGAGCTGAATATCCCTCTGGGAATACGGGCAAATGCCAAAGAACCACGGCACTGTCAATCTCACCCAGATCACGCGAAATGGCCGTATTTTAAGGAAAAGAAGACTCTTTAAGTAGACAAAATAGGAGATCCACGTGCTTCTAGTCGAAGTTGGAACGCTTTCTCCTAACAAATCCATCGGTTCGTCGGACATCTCAAGGTGCATATAAAGGAAAACCACCGTGAAATCAGTCATTCAAGTTCTTGCAAAGGTCCTAAGTGCGGAATATCCCCTGCATCAAGCATACTTGAATACCCCGGGTGTCACGTTGCTCCGGGGACTCTTTAAACAACTGTAGGGTATTCGTGCTATTTAATTCGCTTCAATTTCCCGTCTTCCTTCTGGCGGTTGTTCTTGTTTACTGGATGCTCCAAAAGCGAGCACAAAACACACTCCTGCTTGTGGCCAGTTATTACTTTTATGGCAGTTGGAACTGGAAATTTCTTGGGCTCATTCTCCTATCGACCATTATCGATTACACCCTAAGTCAGCGGCTTGCACAGACCCAAGAGACAGCCAGGCGCAAGCGACTGGTCCTGATCAGTATTGTGGTCAACCTTGGGATTCTAGCCACCTTTAAGTACTTTAACTTTTTTGCAGGAAGCCTTTACGAGCTCTTAATGGGCTTGGGCATTCAAACCGATCCACTGGTTCTCAATGTCATCCTTCCCGTGGGCATCAGCTTCTATAC encodes the following:
- a CDS encoding nucleotide sugar dehydrogenase; protein product: MTTENILSKIRDGKATVGVVGLGYVGLPLVLSFSRPGFKIIGFDIDQKKITALTTGKSYIRHIPASTVDPLIENSQFEPTTDFSKITECDAIILCVPTPLNKNREPDMSYIEGTARNIAPYLQPKQLVALESTTYPGTTRVLLKDILEEVSGLRAGEDFHLAYSPEREDPGNAKFGTSTIPKVVGGLTGRCTEIACELYKTSISEVVPVSSTEVAEMTKLLENIFRSVNIALVNELKVVCHEMGVDVWEVIQAAATKPFGFMPFYPGPGLGGHCIPIDPFYLTWKAREFGLSTRFIELAGEVNTSMPRYVIERMAEALNSQKKPINGSKILVLGLAYKKNVDDQRESPSLTLIEMLQERGAEVSYHDPFVPKTHKMREHDLQMESQELSEEVLRGADAVLIATDHDVVDYNRVCELASLIVDTRNATESYSGARDHIFKA